The Chamaesiphon minutus PCC 6605 DNA window AAGTTTTGACGATCTAAAACTAACGTTTGACTCCCAGACTTTGATGTATTTGGAGATTTGAATTTCGCGATCGATTGAGATTATCTCATTACATAAGTAAAGTATTGCGATTGCCGAAGGCAGGTCTTCGACCAACGACTCCCGATCTCCCTACTGTTATTGGAGCATCGGCGACCGAAAAGTGCGAAAATTAGTATAGTTTATCCAAAATATAACAATAGGAGAACCACCGACATGCGGATGTTCAAAGTCACCGCCTGCGTTCCCAGCCAATCTCGCATCAGAACTCAGCGCGAATTACAAAATACTTATTTTACTAAATTAGTACCTTACGATAGCTGGTTCCGCGAACAACAGCGAATTATGAAAATGGGCGGTAAAATCATTAAAGTTCAATTAGCCACTGGCAAACAGGGTGCTAATACTGGATTACTTTAATTATTAATCGGCAGAGTATCAAAAGAGGTCGGATAT harbors:
- a CDS encoding phycobilisome linker polypeptide yields the protein MRMFKVTACVPSQSRIRTQRELQNTYFTKLVPYDSWFREQQRIMKMGGKIIKVQLATGKQGANTGLL